One region of Nothobranchius furzeri strain GRZ-AD chromosome 16, NfurGRZ-RIMD1, whole genome shotgun sequence genomic DNA includes:
- the ormdl3 gene encoding uncharacterized protein ormdl3 isoform X1: MNVGTAHSEVNPNTRVMNSRGMWLSYILGIGLLHIILLSIPFVSVPVVWTLTNLIHNLCMYLLLHTVKGTPFETPDQGKARLLTHWEQMDYGVQFTASRKFLTITPIVLKCAIITSHHQASSSLQATTRPAAAYKPPPGQQQPTSHHQASSSLQTTTRPAAAYQTTTRPAAATKPPPGQQQPTNHHQASSSLPNHHQASSSYQTTTRPAAATKPPPGQQQLPSHHQASSSLQTTTRPAAAYKPPPGQQQLPNHHQASSS; encoded by the exons ATGAATGTGGGTACGGCGCACAGCGAGGTGAACCCCAACACCAGGGTGATGAACAGCAGGGGGATGTGGCTATCCTACATCCTGGGGATCGGTCTCCTTCACATCATCCTTCTTAGCATCCCCTTTGTCAGCGTACCTGTAGTCTGGACTCTCACCAATCTCATCCATAATCTG TGCATGTACCTTCTGCTACACACGGTCAAAGGAACGCCCTTTGAGACCCCGGATCAGGGCAAGGCTCGCCTCCTGACGCACTGGGAGCAGATGGACTACGGCGTGCAGTTCACTGCTTCACGCAAGTTCCTCACCATCACACCTATTGTTCT AAAATGTGCAATCatcacaagccaccaccaggccagcagcagcctacaagccaccaccaggccagcagcagcctacaaaccaccaccaggccagcagcagcctacaagccaccaccaggccagcagcagcctacaaaccaccaccaggccagcagcagcctaccaaaccaccaccaggccagcagcagctaccaaaccaccaccaggccagcagcagcctacaaaccaccaccaggccagcagcagcctaccaaaccaccaccaggccagcagcagctaccaaaccaccaccaggccagcagcagctaccaaaccaccaccaggccagcagcagctaccaagccaccaccaggccagcagcagcctacaaaccaccaccaggccagcagcagcctacaagccaccaccaggccagcagcagctaccaaaccaccaccaggccagcagcagctaa
- the ormdl3 gene encoding ORM1-like protein 3 isoform X2: MNVGTAHSEVNPNTRVMNSRGMWLSYILGIGLLHIILLSIPFVSVPVVWTLTNLIHNLCMYLLLHTVKGTPFETPDQGKARLLTHWEQMDYGVQFTASRKFLTITPIVLYILTSFYTKYDRVHFVVNTVSLITVLIPKLPQLHGVRIFGINKY; encoded by the exons ATGAATGTGGGTACGGCGCACAGCGAGGTGAACCCCAACACCAGGGTGATGAACAGCAGGGGGATGTGGCTATCCTACATCCTGGGGATCGGTCTCCTTCACATCATCCTTCTTAGCATCCCCTTTGTCAGCGTACCTGTAGTCTGGACTCTCACCAATCTCATCCATAATCTG TGCATGTACCTTCTGCTACACACGGTCAAAGGAACGCCCTTTGAGACCCCGGATCAGGGCAAGGCTCGCCTCCTGACGCACTGGGAGCAGATGGACTACGGCGTGCAGTTCACTGCTTCACGCAAGTTCCTCACCATCACACCTATTGTTCT GTACATATTAACCAGCTTCTACACCAAATACGACAGAGTCCACTTTGTGGTCAACACAGTGTCCTTAATCACCGTGCTCATCCCCAAACTACCACAGCTGCACGGCGTCAGGATCTTTGGGATTAATAAGTACTAA